The DNA region CTTCTCAATGTGCTGCTGTTGGGTTCAACTTGCCTTCCTAATAAAAACTGATCTTGACATACAGTAATTATACACATGAATAAGCTAAAACACTGTGGACTCTAACCATTCTAGGTGGCTGATTGGTTTTAAGATGGAAATCAGTTTTTATCTGTGGGTGATGTTGCTGGATTGATGCCAATTTCTACCCTGGCTATAATAAAAAAGGTCAGGCAACTACCAGCTGCTGGTTAGAAGACGATCATTAACACTAGTCTGGAGATTTTGAATGTGTACAAATGGTGAAATCAAAGTCTCATGAAGGGGGACAAGGAGACTGTCTGAGGTGCAGCTGCACGATAAAGAGTATAAACGATAAAGAGTATAAAAGAGTTCAGGTATAAAAGAGGATAAATGAGGTAGCCCAGCAGAACATGAGcaaaaaagagagggaaagaaataaaattcagtagTTGGCCTGAGTTAGTGCtttagggataaaaaaaaaaaaagcttcatgaGTGTATGAaccagaatggaatggaatataaaatttaagcaaaGGCCtaagagatcattcagtgctgaaagggaaattgagagtaaaaaagtttgaaaaggtgtaacagaaggaaaacccccagttgcactatgaaacagttgttaggagagggtggtaaaaagtaaaatggaagaaggacaatatgaacagaagtacagtaaaaggaaagaaaggattgtggctaggggctgaagggatgctgcaaaaaccttaagtgatgcctacagtgcacaacatgaGGTGTACTGTACTTATGGCACTGGCCCCCTACAGGATAATGAGCATGTGGGTGTTAGAATGAACAATTCAAATGGAAAGATGTCTTTTGAAGAGAACGCATCCATCCCAAAATATGTGAGTAGGCCTGTTCCAAAGTTACTGAATGTCAAGGGTAGAATTACAGTATAATTATTGTACAGTAGTTTAACAAGAACACTGCATTCCATTTCTAAACTCATCAGAGTTGCTCAAGAGGATTTTTCCTTAAATGAAAggttaaatgaaaagcaaagcaaagctATGGAAGTTGGATACTGGGTGacaagagagagaagtaaatagaTGAAAGCAGAGGCAAGCAGAGAGCACAAAGTAGGGAGCTAAAGGATACTGAAAAGAGCCAGTAGTACTATCTACAGTTTACCACATACATCACACTGTAGGTAGCTCTTGCTACTGGGTTAGTGGACAGAAAAAAGGCAGATTTGATGGATGCATCAGTGAAAGAAGCCGAATTGAAAATAAGTGGAAGGTACTGCTAACGAAGAAAAGAAGACCATTATGAGGTTGATGGGAAGAAACAAACCAGGAGTTTGTGGGATTACAAGCAAGATGCTGCAGTATGATAACTTTGTTAATGAGAGGCTGACCAAGGTATAAATGGTATGCCTGGAAGATGGATAGAGGAAGAGGGTGCTGATCGCATGTATCTTTTGAAATCGTAGTTGGAGACGTTCAAGATTATGGGAAAAAAGCTACATGTAGATGTGGACTATAGCAAACTGAGCAAATGATGATACTGCCAAGTGCAATGCAGAGGATACTTGGAAATTTGCTGAGAGcttcttgaaatttttataaagaaagtgAAGCTTGTGAGAACAACTGCTTAGGTGTAAAAGTGAGTCTGAGATATGGGTATTTTATGCCTTTTATGAATGTAGTGATTCAAGAAGTCAGGCAAAGGAAAGCAGATGTAGGTAGATGTAAACCTGATGGATAAGGGAAGGGgtcatgaatggagtgtggagtgGCCCATGTTTGCCGATGATACATTGTTTGATGAAGACGATGAAGAAGAACTACAGGCACTTCAGAGTGCAATGAAGAAGAACTACAGGCACTTCAGAGTGCAATGAGGACAGATGGAAACCAGTATGGActggtatttgggagtaaatgaaACAGATGATCGTGAGATGAAAATTGtcacagaattagagaagaatgTCAAAGTTAGAATGTGTGAATGAACTATTGGGCCAATTCTCATTTATACTGGTAAATTGTGGATGTtacatgcaaaagaaaaaaaagtggaaactgttgagatgaataACTTGTCAGTCTATGTGGAATAAAGACTTCACAGGTGAGAAAAATGGAGTTAAAAAGTAGTGGCAAAGAAAGGTTACCAAAAAGAAGAATCAAAAGTGTTTTGAGATGACTTGGTGTTGGGGAAAAAAATGGGAGACAATGGGATGGTGAAGAATGAATGGAAGGAAGGACTGCAAGACCTACAAAATGGTTTGACAGGGTGGAGGAAGCACTAGAACAAGACTTACTGCCCTAACTGCTAACAAAACTATTACACAAATTTACATCACCATCAACGAAGTGCACTGTTGTTATCATGGTACATCTAGCAACTTCAAAACATGCACTAATTTCTGTTCTTAACAATTAAAACAAGAAGATATTCAGTATCTAACACAACATGATTACAACAAGAACAAAGTCCTTATgcacatacatttttatctagaaGCCTTGAATATTTCCAGTAACTACCTCTGATGCTGAATCTAGTTTTTACACTAATTTACACTAATTTCTGTCTCACTTGAATATTAAGAAACTTCAACACCATTTCAAATATACTTGGCACAACAAAACAAATCATATAATACTTCAGACATgggaatcaataaaaaaacaaattcatatctgatacttactctctttcagcctgtatagTTTTTGTTGCTTCATCAAGCCTTAACTTGAGCATTGTAACTTGCTGTTCTAAGCTTTCCTGCTCAGGGGTGATACCAGTATCATCCATCACAGACCCACTAACCATACTATTAATGCCATTTCCACTACAACCACTGCTAGTTCTCCAGCCTCTTCTACTCGCATCACGACCACTGGTAATTCTGTCATTCCTCACGGAGTCTTCATATCCTCCCTCACTGCACTCACTTCCTCCACAAACCTCACTCATGGGATCCGACACGGCCGATATTCTAGGATTTACGTGGCATGTGTCTGGTAACGGGTCAGACATAACAGAGATTCTGTGAGATGGGGACGGCTGACTGCTGCTATTGGAACTTCCAGCAGGTGGCAAAACACTactttctttgaaaatttcaCTTTGTTCGTGCAGCTGCTGATCATTCAGCTTTTCTTCCACGTCATTTTCTCTCTGCGGCTGATGCGAGTTATCCGGGAACTCCTTTACGGAATTCTCTTTCAGATATTCGTCGCATATCAAGTCTTTCACCTCTCGACCGGCACAACACTTCTCTCTTAGACGTGAAGCTTCACTCGCCTTGtgaacatacacgcacacattttCTACGGCTCTCTGCACGAGTTCTTCTCGGTCAGGGCCGTCCTCTTCAATGTTCCTGACAATGCCATCGTCACCTGGCTGGACTCCTACTCCGTGAGAACCGAACATTTCCTCAAGAAGGctaaaatttgtgtttttagCATCCCGAATGAACTGTAATTCGTCACTGGATAACTTCTCCATTTCAGTTTGTGGAGCAGTTGGTCGGACTGGCGTACTGCCGTCACGTTCAGGCGATTCCTCTTTATTATTGGTCTGAAACAAAACATGTTATTTCAAACATGGAAGAGCTACCTTGAGAACATGACTTCCAACACAAGAACTGTCTAAATCAGTGGTTCCCAACTTTTTTGGACGAAGACATATTTCTAATACTCTAAAACCCTGCAACTCCTTGCCACTTTTCcataatataaaatgtcagagtaaattttaaaaaatcattaagtttttatattctttgaaaactgaaattttcaaaattttgggaGAAATACACTAATAAAAACCATCAATGTAAGAATTTAGGTTCTGCAACCCTCCCATCCCCCCCCACTTATGTGCCAATAGGCTGGGAACCATAGATTTAATTACTTTAGATAAATAAGAGCAGTAAATAAGTAATATTACACTTTTACTGTATTCTTTACTTATCTACCAACGTTACATAAACTGGATACTGTAATAGGTTTCTTATATGGGCCAATCAGTACTGTCATGAAATGAGGCTATATCTCATATAGCTttatagtatactgtattttgttgtgCTTTCTGAAAAACTAACGTAAGGGAGATTTATTTAGTTCAATACTTTTACAAAGACAAACCCTCAAACAAAAGGACCATCCTGCTTGTACAGTTCCGTATGTCAGGGCATAAAACACGACACAGAAGTAGGTAAAAACTGTACAAGCAATCAACTTCATACAATAGTAGTTCAAGTACATGTATCATTACTccatttaaacaaagaaattactAAGCTACTCAAGGGATTTTTactcaaaacaaaatcaacaacttACCCACAATAAGTGACTTTTCAAGGCAAACAAATCTGACTGATTTATTCAAAGGTTTTGAACTTCAAACATTGAATCTGTAGGCAACATATGGTCAATTTTTTGTCGCTTCCTGCACTCCAGGTGATACAGGTACAGTACTTCCAATTCACATAAAGAATTATGTAAACAATCAACCATTACCTGTGTGGCTTTCATCACTTCTCTGTGATTGATGCCACCAACATAAGATGACAATGGGCTTACGAATCATAATTGAATTTACCTCCATAAAATTATACAAGACAGTAAAAGGAGGTAGTTTTGCaactgaatgtaaaatttaggccgaaggccaagtgctgggaactatggggtcattcagtgctgaaaaggaaattgagagtcaaaAGGTTTCAGTGGtataaccggaggaaaacctcgcagctgcactatgaaacaactgttagcagaggatggaatgaagatgaaagaaagagaatatgaatggagttacagtaaaaggaacagaaggggttgcagctaggggccaaagggatgctgcaatgaaccttaagtaatgcctacagtgcgtgTGAGGTGCACTACCACCCTACAGGGAAGGGGGTGGTTTAAGTTTTCCTTTCCTCATATTTGAAAGTGTTGCTTTTTTTGGTCTCTGCTGGCATGTGGCAAGCCCTCTGAAATCGCTATGGACCCTAGGTGAAGACAGGTGTTAGTATCAATGATACTGCTCCCAAAAGTAGGAAGTTTTATCCTGTTGGGGTGAGATGACATGACTTTGACATACTGAAATATAAGAAGTTGGTTGTAGCTTTTGATGGTGAATTCTGCATAAATTTCAAGTCAACTGTTCACTTCTCCTAAACCAAATATAAGACAGTCTCACAGTCCATCCTATGGCTCTCTCATACCCATGAGAATGACAGCAACTGGGCAAATATTGCCAAAGAATATACATTATTGAGAAAAATTTAAACTGCTAATAAGTGAAATTATTCTGAGAAATGAGCAGTTGATAGTTGTGCTTTGGACCAGCAAAACCCAGCATGAGCTTTCACTGGCTTACAATCTAAAATATACTACACACTTGACACTGGTGAAGAGGCCAGTTCTGgtgatttgcatttttcctaagtatacaaacTGTAGCTTTTCATATGCGGAGAATCTTTCTGCACATCTGCCAGACTGGTCATGCAATGACTAAACATGGGTGGTAACCAGGTGGAAACAGGAGAGAAGATGCCTCAATCTTGCCAACTGACGCTACCCATTGTTTTTTCCGTCCCATAATAGGGTGCATAAGCATTAGAAGAGAGAAGCACGAAAGTAAACAAATGTGATGGTATTGCACAGTACAGCACAAACAAAGTACAGTAGTGCTGGGAAAATACAGGTGTAGTACTAGGAACAGTCAACAGGTTAATGTCTTTGCTACTATCAGGTTCAAGGTAGTACATCCAGTAATATGGGTTCCTCTCATGTTAGCTTAAGATCCTACTTAGCTGCCTCTTGTTATTTTGTGCAATCTGGTGGTAGTTAGGGATGACTGTTATCCACTTGTGAAAATGAAGGCAAGGAGACTGTAGTTACAAGATGAGTTTCATACCTGTCCTTAACCCCTAAGACCCATAAACTTTCATAGCACTTTGTGCACATTTCTCCTGAAGAGGCAAACTGCAGTTAAACAAAGGAGTAAGCTGATGCTAAATATTACTGTACTCTGTCAATTGACATCCCTAATAAAACATCTCTTTTTTGTGAAAGTTTAGTGACATTCTGGTTTGTTTAAGCTGTCCTCAGATGGTGGAATTTTACTCTTTATTCTATGGAGTTCATTCACATCTACATATGCTCCAAAGTTTATCCAGTCAAGAAGGTGTTTTCTAGGGTTATATGGATAGGTGTCAAGAGTTATAGTCCTTTTTGTCTAGTCATTCACCCAACCTCAGTCTGAGAGCTCACTATCGCTACTGGCTGGGGCAAGGTTACACATATTCCAGGACAAAAAACCAGAAGGATTTGGctataattttagataaaaatcaaTAAGGGTCAAATTTCCTTACAACAAGACCACTTTCAGATCAGGAAAGACACCTTGTTTTCCCTTTCGTTGGCCAGAGGCTTTGTAGTTGGAACAAATAGTGGATTTTGGCGACTCCAGCTTGTGTGCAATTGCTGACATATTCCCTCCCTCTCATAATGATGGCTCATCATGATTTCCATATTCTGATCTACTTTCCTCCTTTTCCATAATGCAGCAAGAGATGAGGGTCACCTACTGTTAGGTTCACTTAAGGAATTTCCACTTGACCCCCTTGGGACATACTCTTTGCTTGACAACACCTGGCTACAGAGACAAAGCCAAAAGAAAGCAAGGTTTGGGAATTACTAATGTTATAATGTGCCTCAGCACTTAACAGTCATCTTGCAAATATTACAATCATATTTCTTGTATGTATTTTGGCAAGGGTGAATGGACATATGTCAAGAAGGATTTACAGAAGTCATGAACAGCCTCCACCAACAAAAAACTATTATAACtgacttaaaatgaaaaatgttagcacaaaaaacattaacattataattttaaatgattaCTGTAAACCTGGATTAGGCACAAGAACAAATACTTTGTGAATAGGacattttatcttttgatatctcatgaattacaatgtaaaaaaaaaaaaaagtcttcagggCAGCTTACTACAAACTTACAAAGAAGTTTAACTAAACCAAACGccttaattcttttctttctacaatatataataaaaagactaTCAACAATAAGAATACAGAGTGATTATCTATCAGTTTTAtaaattcaataattattttcattttctgggtTAGTGAAGTAGGTATGGGCATTAAACATTCAAGAAATGTAGACAAAGTGAGCTGCTAATTttagtgtgtgtttgtaaagCCAGTCCTCTCATTATGTTTGGAATGGCGCAATGGTGATTGCTGTGACGTCATAAGACTTACAGAATACAGGGGTTAGGAAAATGGTGATGTGGAGGGAATGACGGGTTAGTGGGGGTGGCAGAAGGTCGTGAGAGCTCCCATTTGTGGTTTTTTGGTCGGTTTgtaagtctttcttttgtttgttgtggTCGTGAGCTCACTTGAGCGAGAACAGGTGTGTATACTGTGTAACTGTTGCATATTGGTTGGGCTGGGTGTTTTTTCACAAAGAACTATGCCAACTTAATCCAGAAAAGGAGTAAAGTTTGGCTGATAGCTGAAGCAAGAATGACATGTGACACAGGAAGGGGACTCCCTCTAATGATGGCTAATTGCTTAGGAGGAAGACTCTCTAATTTCTTCAGCAGATACAGTAACTATTCTCAGCTAACACTGCATAGTACAGTACCATGAAgtagtttacaaaaataaaggggCTTGTGCATTGTATTAACAGAGTTTTTACTTGATATCAATCTGATGACcaacatctgtttttattttttgtataacaaTAGTGTGGAACCTTGTAActtcacaagcacacacatacacatgatgagagagagagagagagagagagagagattatataaacaaaatctgaaGGGATGACACTGTAGGTTATCATCAAGTTGCCTATTCATTAATGTATACAACAAAATGGTTCTGCATACAGTACTTGGCAAGGACGATTCTCATGACTGAATGACAAAATTGGCAGGATCCCTATTTTTCTGCAAAGAATTAAATGAATAGTAATCGTAAAGATGGCATGGTGAAACTGTTCTGTAGTCTGTTAAGAAGAGGCAAGATTATCAATCATTACAGTGTTATTCTCCTTCTGGGGTGGGGATCATTTGCagagttatactgtatattcaactGGGATGAAGAACTCTTAATCTACTGCGTTGAACGGTGGAAAATTAAACTACCCCTCAgccaaaagagaaatataaaaaccttacatgctaatatcattattattatttgaaatgtacAAACACTACTTCAGGATAAATCAGACAACCATTCAGCATCCTATCAAGTTTTCACTGAATACAATGATAATGAATACTAGTTCAACGAAACCTTCTGAGTAACAGTTGGTCTCACAAGATGTGTTcataaatgaagattaaaaacCTGAGCAAGACTAAGAGAAGTTGGACACTGATTTGTGAAGACCACAGttcaagtaaattaaaaataagttgtGAATGCTGAAAAGAACCTACATGAACATTTACTTATGTAAGAAGACCCTCTTTACCTTCAGTACTTACACACTGCGAATCAGCATCAACTCTTGCCTTGTTTCATCTGTCTTTTCTACTAAAAAGAGCCTACTAAAGCAATCACTTTCAGTTCAGCTCAGGGAGCATATCACTATATACAAGTTTTCTCAATAGCAAACATCATTTCTTGGTGAAATGTCATGATGACGAAAGTTATCACAAGATTCTCTTGTAAAGGTAATTGTTCTCACcttaatttaagtaaaatatcataATGGTCCTTAGGCTGACAGACATCATCCTACAAATTGTAATaaatacaagatataaaaaataagaatctaCGTTCTCTCCACATTTTAAAGCAACAAACAACAGATGAGAACTTACTTGGTCCCTTATGTCCGTAGGTTTATTAATCATATCATCTTTCCTTGCCCGTATCCCGTGTGGCTCTGATAAGTGAGCTACTTGTGCCTCTAAATCATTCTTTTCTCTTCGTAAAACGCTGGTTTCTCTCTGAGATGCTTCCAGACGTCCTCGAAGAATTCTCACTTCTTCCCGAGCTTTATTTCGTTCACTtctgacctaaagaaggaaagtAAAGTTTGATTCAATCTTTAATATTCTATggcaatacagtaaaccccccgtattcgcgttctcatgagtCGCGGGCTCaagcatttgcgggtttctctgtggaacataatTACCCATTATttacggaaaattcgcccattcgtggtattttccactgataattttcatgactaaataaatgcactttttgtgataaaactattaaaatactcaggtataagcatttttacaggggtttttcttgtgttgaaactatcaaaatgggcagttgttctaagtgtttttagagaggttttaagtattcacagattttagctattcgcggggggtgtggtacgcagcCCCAACGAATacgggggggttcactgtacaagACTTACTACACATGAACTTGCAATAAAATTCACAAAGcaatattttccatcaaactaAGCTTGCATTTCCTGTTAAATCTGCACAGCAGATTGATACTGGGATCTACAATCAAATGACATTCTAAAATACTTTACTGCATCAACTGAGGTCTGCAAATACACAGGAGGGAGTTATAGTAGGTGAAAACTACGATTGGTTTGAAATTTCTATATACAACTGCAATCCAAGGATGTGAGAAGACAGCCATAAAGCCATAAAGAACTTCCTTGGGAAGAAggataacatgaatggaggtacagtcaaaggaacaaaaggggttgtagctaggggtcaaaaggatgctgcaaaaaacctaaagtaatgcctacagtacaccaccatgagaggtgcactgacagtaccaTTCCTCTTTGGGAAATTGGAGATAAGGAGGGACATAAAATGATTACCTTGCTCCACTTTTCTCGCCAATTTGCTGTGCAGTCAGACCACCATCTCATGGTCTTCTCCATCTGAGTTGCACGAGCACGGGCCTCCTCCAACTCTCGCTGAATGAGTTcctgtaaaataataaagtaaaacacAAGTTCTTTTCAAAACATGACAGTTGAACAGTGAATTCTTAAAGAAACAATACTATATGGAAAGGTTTCACGCTGCAAATTTATtgtcaaaaacattaaaaagtaaacagagaatttgCTTTATTCTGATCACCCAAGTGGCTTCTGTAGCTTCCTTTATTTACACTCAAATGTTCTCTAAAGCGCATTAACTTATGACTGCTGGTGCTACCTTCTTGTCAAGTCTTGTTTACTGTTATAAATCTTTTTCAAGCATTAAAACACAAGTTTCCTATATTTTCTCAGAACACATGGAAAAAATACCACCACATattcatcaaataataataaataaaaagaacaagtcTGACTAGCTTTGCATATCAAAAGCTGTTTGTGTTACATCTTCTTTGGCCAATGCTATGCAAAAATAACAACAGGctgtaaaaatatgcaaagagcagttcttccatcttcatgtacaggcagtctctggttatCGGCCAGCTTGGTtattggtgatccggttttaAGGTGCTTGTCTAGCggtgaaaattggcgatttttggggcCAATAtgcaccgatttccgcttatcggcaccgatacatacctaacagaggcgccaattagcgccgaaaatcgccaactTTTGGTCatcagcgattttcgcttattgtcatgcatcggaacggaacccccaccaataacagGGACTGTCTGTACTTGCTGGCTCATTAAACACAACAAAGTGAATTCTAACAGTTACCAGTTTGTCACACCAGTGGTTTGGAAACAAATGACCATGAAAAAATGGCTGTTCTTTAAATTCTACGGACTTCCTGGCTAATAAGACATAAAGTGAATTTAATAGTCACCTGTTTGTCAGGCCAATgatatggaaataaatgaatgaaaaaatgactgCACTTTAAATTCTTAGGACTTGCTGGCTCATTAAACATAAAGTGAATCCTAAGAGTTACCTGTTTGTCATGCCAGTGGTACGGAAGTGACACTGACTCATGAGAGTGTGGAGGGGTGGAGTGGGGGTGTGCTCCAGGTACAGGAACTTGCGCAGCACTCCTCCGAGAAGAGCTTCCACTTCCAGACTGTGCCATCTTTCCGTTTTCCTGTCGAGGAAGAACTTACAGAAATTGTTCTCATTGGGTTTAGCATAAGTGAAGGTCGATGTGTGTCCATAAAAGTGAGAGATTCACGAGAAGGTCATGTGTGTGTCAATAAATGTGCAAGGATATATGTGAAGgtcatttatatttaatgtcagttagaaattaaattttcctgtAAAGATGACATATaatgtggaaaagagagagagagagagagagagagagagagagagagagagagagagagagagagagagagagagagagagagagagagagagtaaatttcaaATGCACTTTACAATATTGCAATACAGTagttaaatatactgtacttaaacTTGGTAAACACTAAACTCCTGAGAacttaaatctaaataaaaaattttgcagatacaaaattatataaacgaATGCAGTATGTCATTTTCTGTGATGCTAATTAAGCCCTACTTCATTTCAGGTCTGAAAAAAAGTAACAACACTGAGGCTAAACTTTCCAGACCATAAAAAACGAAGGCAATCTTTTGCATCATGTAGACCTTACTGTCTTACAAGCTGTGACTTAACAATAAGTGCTgatttaatgattattattgtgtactgTTGAAAATAAACTGCAATTCTGACCCAAAGTTAAAAGATACCTAACTAATGGCTACACAAATCTTCATACTACCTGAAGCTTCCCAAGATTAAAAGCAATTTCAATTGCGAAGGAAAACTGGTCAAAGTCAGCAATATTAGATATAACATTTGAATTCTCGAAGATTATAAGTATCAATGACTTTCTCAATGTAACACATTTTAAAGGCTTaactaaaaatgttatttctccctttcttttggTGATAGAAACATGACTACCTTACCTGACCTAAAGGGAGGAACCAGCCCAACCAATTCTATGGGAAGATACTTTATTAAGAGGGCAGGCAATCTTTGTTGTGAAAACTTAAAAGCTCCCCTGATGTCTAAATAAGAATATGATTTCATATTCAGTACACGAAACAAAACAGAACATACTAGCCAAGCAAAACCAGTAATATCAGTCTAATGAAATTGCtatcaaatactgtactgttatACAGTACAGGGAATATTCGTGAATTTcaagggaaggaaaataaaaataatttacttttggtACAACCATATCCTTTTTAAAAGAAGACTGACTgattttacatgtatgtataagctGGTGTTGCAACTGTCATGGCTATAGAAACTGGCTGAATGCAAGAGGAAATAAGGGAAGTTTAACATGGGATCACAACGTTACAGCTATTGCATTACTTGCTAAACTGCACTTCGAACAAATGAAAGACTGAAACTGTACATTCCATGAAAACGAACTACAggtttttccaaaagaaaatcatTCACTTGCCATCCTCATGTTTCATGCATATTTAGCACTTACATTCCACACACAAATTAAAAGTGTGTCACCCACAATATATCAGcaatatatgaacaaaataagATTTGAATTATGCAgtgagaaaatattatataaatcagcAAGTTCATTTAGCCATTTATTTCACTATGCAGAAGATGGTTCTTTTAATCACAtgtaaaaagtaacaaatacacTCCATCTCCTTCTTTATCTTACAATGAGAAACATCTGAATGATAGTGGTTAAAATTTAAGAgataaaaattgccaaaaaactTTTTAGAAGACAACATTCAAACACTGATCATAC from Macrobrachium rosenbergii isolate ZJJX-2024 chromosome 45, ASM4041242v1, whole genome shotgun sequence includes:
- the LOC136829914 gene encoding coiled-coil domain-containing protein 102A-like isoform X2; this translates as MAQSGSGSSSRRSAAQVPVPGAHPHSTPPHSHESVSLPYHWHDKQELIQRELEEARARATQMEKTMRWWSDCTANWREKWSKVRSERNKAREEVRILRGRLEASQRETSVLRREKNDLEAQVAHLSEPHGIRARKDDMINKPTDIRDQTNNKEESPERDGSTPVRPTAPQTEMEKLSSDELQFIRDAKNTNFSLLEEMFGSHGVGVQPGDDGIVRNIEEDGPDREELVQRAVENVCVYVHKASEASRLREKCCAGREVKDLICDEYLKENSVKEFPDNSHQPQRENDVEEKLNDQQLHEQSEIFKESSVLPPAGSSNSSSQPSPSHRISVMSDPLPDTCHVNPRISAVSDPMSEVCGGSECSEGGYEDSVRNDRITSGRDASRRGWRTSSGCSGNGINSMVSGSVMDDTGITPEQESLEQQVTMLKLRLDEATKTIQAERDEKLVLHRESSKWQAEANELRSRLDDIRASRQEAVKELVSLRSQHQKEVQSLQLEMLDEASSRECVDRRLADLRAELERLQEENAAEWGRRERLESEKLAMERENKKLRAQVRDLEERLDKRTKMTASTPDSDVAQLKQEIADKFKELSELKHAHAKLKKVLADKSVELQHCSRRADQYESEVKRLRARVDELKKELAASEDEVDAASNNIRKLQRANDEMQETVENLEVQVEHLQSRLRSSQASSLPLRTANLLQDSDDDHAQF